A genomic segment from Lignipirellula cremea encodes:
- a CDS encoding peroxidase family protein: MKRRRNLRPEALEPRALFAADVADSLNLTQYLEQYQSGLFSTPAAIDGTGNNLANPDFGAANTALLRLAEAEYGDGISTPAGEDRPSAREVSNQLAAQTESTENSRHLSDLLWVWGQFIDHDLDLTEAGEAGEDFSISVPMGDAYFDPSGSGTAEIELTRSDYDETTGDEAGDPRQQINSITAFLDGSVIYGSDEVRAAELREGTGGRLKTSEGDLLPFNTAGLDNAGGTSSTLFLAGDVRANENAALTAMQTVWVREHNRLADEIAAGDPDLSDEEIFQRARAIVRAELQVITYNEFLPALLGENALADYAGYDPTVNPGIANEFSTAAYRIGHSLLSPELERLDENGEVIAAGNLSLQHAFFAPQEIIDNGIDSLLRGLAASTSQELDNQVIDDVRNFLFGPPGSGGFDLTSLNIQRGRDHGLADYNQARVDYGLSPVTSFAEITSDPELQAALEQTYGSVDNIDLWVGGLAEDHAPGSSVGQLFSTIIADQFARIRDGDRFWYENLFAGQALREIESTTLADVIERNTSITGLQQNVFYDPSVLYFKAAPGQQADVRLASKGENLQVVDRRSGEVLVSQAANDVSKVILHGSDRDDRFAIQLGPGVRPVDGVQVLGGGRSDQLEISGTMYHNDLFIVANDHVNANGVNVELDSIELIRLKTQDRSDAWAIADDIVAEVFVERGNTRFTSTAHYAGKRGNENNSPGDGPGGPGSGNANPGNSGPNSGGPSSPGTNGMRPEDVAAMSHFLNEMTGNRLRKEETQALMKSPMLDMLMEVFQTHR; this comes from the coding sequence ATGAAACGACGCAGAAACCTGCGGCCCGAGGCGCTCGAGCCGCGCGCATTGTTCGCCGCCGATGTGGCCGACTCCTTGAACCTTACTCAGTATCTGGAGCAGTATCAGTCAGGCCTGTTCAGTACGCCGGCCGCGATTGACGGAACGGGAAACAACCTGGCCAACCCGGATTTTGGAGCGGCCAACACCGCTTTACTCCGCCTGGCGGAGGCCGAGTACGGCGACGGGATCAGCACTCCCGCAGGCGAAGATCGGCCGAGCGCCCGCGAGGTCAGCAACCAGCTCGCCGCACAGACGGAATCGACCGAAAACAGCCGCCACTTGTCGGACCTGCTCTGGGTCTGGGGGCAGTTCATCGACCACGATCTGGATCTCACCGAAGCGGGCGAGGCCGGCGAAGATTTCTCGATCAGCGTGCCCATGGGCGACGCCTACTTTGACCCTTCGGGTTCCGGCACGGCGGAAATTGAACTGACGCGTTCCGACTACGACGAAACGACCGGCGACGAAGCGGGCGATCCGCGGCAGCAGATCAACTCCATCACGGCTTTTCTCGATGGCTCCGTGATTTACGGATCCGACGAAGTCCGGGCCGCCGAACTTCGCGAAGGAACGGGCGGGCGCCTGAAAACAAGCGAAGGCGATCTGCTTCCTTTCAATACGGCCGGCCTGGACAACGCGGGCGGGACCAGCAGCACCCTGTTCCTGGCAGGCGATGTCAGGGCGAACGAGAACGCCGCTTTGACGGCAATGCAAACCGTCTGGGTGCGTGAACATAATCGCCTTGCCGATGAAATCGCCGCCGGCGATCCGGATCTGTCCGACGAGGAGATCTTCCAAAGAGCCCGGGCCATTGTTCGCGCGGAACTCCAGGTTATCACCTATAACGAATTCCTCCCGGCGCTGCTGGGCGAGAACGCGCTGGCGGACTACGCCGGATACGACCCGACGGTCAACCCGGGCATCGCCAATGAGTTTTCGACGGCCGCCTATCGGATCGGGCATAGCCTGCTATCGCCGGAACTCGAGCGCCTGGACGAAAACGGCGAGGTGATCGCTGCCGGGAATTTGTCGCTGCAGCATGCGTTTTTTGCGCCCCAGGAGATTATCGACAACGGCATCGATTCGCTGTTGCGAGGTCTGGCCGCCAGTACGTCGCAAGAGCTGGATAACCAGGTGATCGACGACGTCCGCAATTTCTTGTTCGGTCCTCCCGGGTCGGGCGGTTTCGACCTGACCTCGCTGAACATCCAGCGCGGCCGCGATCATGGCCTCGCGGATTATAACCAGGCGCGCGTGGACTACGGTCTGTCGCCTGTCACCAGCTTTGCGGAAATCACTTCCGACCCGGAGCTGCAGGCCGCCCTGGAGCAAACGTACGGCTCGGTCGATAACATCGATCTGTGGGTAGGCGGCCTGGCCGAAGATCATGCGCCGGGCTCCAGCGTCGGTCAACTGTTCAGCACGATCATCGCCGATCAGTTTGCGAGGATCCGCGACGGCGACCGCTTCTGGTACGAGAACCTGTTCGCTGGACAGGCGTTGCGAGAGATCGAAAGCACCACACTGGCCGACGTGATCGAACGGAACACCAGCATCACGGGCCTGCAGCAAAACGTGTTCTATGACCCGTCCGTGCTCTACTTCAAGGCGGCCCCAGGCCAGCAGGCCGATGTGCGGCTCGCCTCGAAAGGGGAGAACCTGCAGGTGGTTGACCGCCGCTCGGGCGAGGTTCTCGTTTCCCAGGCCGCCAATGACGTCAGCAAGGTAATTCTGCATGGTTCCGACCGGGACGACCGGTTTGCGATCCAGCTTGGGCCCGGCGTCCGGCCGGTCGATGGCGTGCAGGTGCTGGGCGGCGGGCGGAGCGATCAGCTGGAGATATCCGGCACGATGTACCACAACGATCTGTTTATCGTGGCCAACGATCATGTCAACGCCAACGGAGTCAACGTCGAGCTGGATTCTATCGAGCTGATCCGACTCAAGACCCAGGATCGAAGCGACGCCTGGGCGATCGCGGACGATATCGTTGCGGAAGTTTTCGTGGAACGCGGCAACACGCGGTTCACCAGCACCGCCCACTATGCCGGCAAGCGGGGCAATGAGAACAACTCGCCCGGAGATGGACCGGGCGGGCCGGGTTCGGGTAACGCCAACCCCGGAAACAGCGGACCAAATTCTGGCGGCCCGTCGTCGCCGGGCACGAATGGGATGCGACCCGAGGACGTCGCGGCCATGTCGCATTTCCTCAATGAGATGACCGGCAATCGCCTCCGCAAAGAAGAGACGCAGGCCCTGATGAAGAGCCCGATGCTCGACATGTTGATGGAGGTCTTCCAAACGCACCGTTAA
- a CDS encoding GspE/PulE family protein — translation MPKSMVSLATAAHDRLRAMDAASPQYATQFVEALLAAAKAIGASDVHLQPTVPGLDICWRLDGVLQPLGVYPHGARTDVLSRLKVLAELLTYRTDAPQEGRIRRTEDDVEMRVSTFPTLHGERAVVRIFAARQQLRRLDDLGLGELGMGDDALPALQRLLAETSGAVLIAGPAGSGKTTTAYACLRQLASNGEGRRSIVTLEDPIESAVAGVVQSQVNEAAGFDFAIGVRSLMRQDPEVILVGEIRDPPTAQAAFQASLTGHLVLTTFHAGNSAEAVGRLTDMGIEPYVLRSGLLAILSQRLLRRLCSCAVPGSGADRLGLPVEQTRQAGGCPMCHQTGYEGRMLLAEMLSTRRPRIGQAISDRMNARELGRLAIEDGMTTLWRRAVAAVEQGRTSAAEVRRVLGFEAEREEQEAAPSTSQNRLV, via the coding sequence ATGCCCAAATCGATGGTTTCCCTGGCGACCGCCGCCCATGACCGGCTGCGAGCGATGGACGCCGCGTCGCCGCAGTACGCCACGCAATTTGTCGAAGCTCTGCTGGCGGCGGCGAAAGCGATTGGAGCCAGCGATGTGCACCTGCAGCCGACCGTCCCGGGGCTCGATATCTGCTGGCGGCTCGACGGCGTGCTGCAGCCGCTGGGGGTTTATCCGCACGGCGCCCGGACCGATGTACTGAGCCGACTGAAAGTTCTGGCCGAGTTGCTGACCTACCGCACCGATGCTCCCCAGGAAGGCCGCATACGCCGCACCGAAGACGACGTAGAAATGCGCGTCAGCACCTTTCCCACCTTGCACGGCGAACGGGCCGTGGTGCGGATCTTCGCCGCCCGGCAGCAGCTGCGTCGTCTCGATGATCTGGGGCTGGGCGAACTGGGAATGGGGGACGATGCGCTGCCTGCGCTCCAGCGACTGCTGGCCGAGACTTCAGGCGCCGTGTTGATTGCGGGACCGGCCGGCAGCGGAAAAACGACGACCGCCTATGCCTGCCTGCGCCAACTGGCCAGCAATGGGGAAGGACGCCGCAGCATCGTCACGCTGGAGGATCCGATTGAATCGGCCGTGGCCGGGGTGGTGCAATCGCAAGTGAATGAAGCGGCCGGTTTCGACTTTGCCATCGGCGTGCGCAGCCTCATGCGGCAAGACCCCGAGGTGATCCTGGTCGGCGAGATCCGCGACCCGCCGACGGCCCAGGCGGCCTTTCAGGCGTCGCTGACCGGCCACCTGGTGCTGACCACGTTCCACGCGGGCAACTCGGCCGAGGCAGTGGGGCGTTTGACCGACATGGGGATTGAACCCTACGTTCTGCGGAGCGGTCTGCTCGCCATTTTGAGCCAGCGCCTGCTGCGGCGGCTGTGTTCCTGTGCGGTCCCTGGCAGCGGCGCTGATCGGCTTGGTCTGCCCGTGGAACAGACCCGCCAGGCCGGCGGTTGTCCCATGTGCCACCAGACGGGTTACGAGGGACGCATGCTGCTGGCTGAAATGCTGTCGACCCGTCGGCCACGCATCGGCCAGGCGATCAGCGACCGGATGAACGCTCGCGAACTGGGCCGCCTGGCGATCGAAGACGGCATGACGACCCTGTGGCGTCGGGCCGTTGCGGCCGTAGAACAGGGACGCACTAGCGCGGCCGAAGTCCGCCGCGTTCTCGGCTTCGAAGCCGAACGAGAAGAGCAGGAAGCAGCCCCGTCCACCTCACAGAATCGCCTCGTCTGA
- a CDS encoding sigma-70 family RNA polymerase sigma factor, with amino-acid sequence MSPVSRKPAAPRRKAATPVRSRKSDALQTPLETYLREINETSLLSAKEEQELAGQIADGDVRARDRMVRANLRLVVNIARGYTGKGLGLQDLIEEGNLGLLRAVEGFDPGMGTRFSTYASYWIKQSIKRALINSAKTIRIPAYMVELLSKWRRASARLNEELGRTPTPEEVARVLGLPKKKLPIIKKAIRIYNSTPQTDQSESGLSLGEMIMDERMKSPEEELVEHDVLGHVMRMMKNMDEREATVLRMRFGLDEHEPHTLKEIGEQLGLTRERVRQIETEALNKLGEGLKDPRERMEA; translated from the coding sequence ATGTCCCCCGTTAGCCGCAAGCCCGCCGCCCCCCGTCGCAAAGCGGCGACGCCTGTCCGGAGTCGCAAGTCCGACGCCCTGCAGACGCCGCTGGAAACCTATCTTCGCGAGATCAATGAAACTTCCCTCCTGTCCGCCAAGGAGGAGCAGGAATTGGCCGGCCAGATCGCCGATGGCGACGTCCGCGCTCGGGACCGCATGGTCCGCGCCAACCTGCGACTGGTCGTTAACATTGCTCGAGGATATACCGGCAAAGGTCTTGGCCTGCAGGACCTGATCGAAGAAGGCAACCTCGGCCTGTTGCGGGCGGTCGAAGGTTTTGACCCCGGCATGGGCACCCGCTTCAGCACCTACGCCAGCTACTGGATCAAGCAGTCGATCAAACGGGCTTTGATCAACTCGGCTAAAACGATTCGTATTCCGGCCTACATGGTCGAACTCTTGTCGAAGTGGCGCCGCGCCAGCGCCCGGCTGAACGAAGAGCTGGGCCGCACGCCCACGCCGGAGGAAGTCGCCCGGGTGTTAGGCCTGCCGAAGAAGAAGCTGCCGATCATCAAAAAGGCGATCCGCATTTATAACTCCACGCCGCAAACCGACCAGTCCGAGTCAGGACTGTCGCTGGGCGAAATGATTATGGATGAGCGGATGAAAAGCCCTGAGGAGGAGCTGGTCGAACACGACGTGCTGGGCCATGTGATGCGAATGATGAAAAACATGGACGAGCGCGAAGCGACCGTTCTGCGGATGCGGTTCGGCCTCGATGAACACGAGCCGCACACGCTGAAAGAGATCGGCGAGCAACTCGGACTGACGCGGGAACGTGTCCGCCAGATCGAGACCGAAGCGCTCAACAAGCTGGGCGAAGGGCTGAAAGATCCGCGCGAACGGATGGAAGCCTAA
- the dnaE gene encoding DNA polymerase III subunit alpha translates to MSDKKFVHLHCHSHYSLLDGASSIPKLTARAREHGMNALALTDHGNLHGALQFYRACKKEDLNPILGYEAYIAPGSRFERGASSMKEASYHLTLLAKNRTGFKNLVKLASAASLEGFYFKPRIDKEILAAHSEGLICLSGCLSSEFSRKILAGSAPDAEFAEACETAAWFEKIFGERYFIEVMNNGIDLQRVQLEGAVEIAKKMGLPVVATSDCHYINQDDAEAQDVMLCINTGKFRTDQSRMKMENDQFFLRSPEEMYRHFPGLEDAVARSQEIADSVDIDLELGSRNFPTYRLPPDRKPDEYLRETCLAGLRDRYADVPEMWDGDELAEVVIARLDRELGVINKLGFPNYFLIVWDFVVHARDVGIPATARGSGVGAIVCFALYMSHVCPLKYGLLFERFLDENRLEAPDIDIDFCKERRGEVIQYVKDKYGEDNVAQIGTFGTLAARAAIKDVGRALGIPLARVNQVTGMVPEELGITLDKALQKSDELKATYEGDGEIRELLDLARKIEGLARNVGTHAAAVVIADKPLTEYVPLGRVSGKDDIITQWSMNDVEDAGLLKMDFLGLRNLTMLRTSVDLIEQTTGERIDPLKFPLDDKPTYALLQRGETKGVFQLESGGIRDLLQRMKPDHFNDIIATAALYRPGPLEGGMVDTYVNVKNKRQEPEYKHEILKSILEETNSVMVYQEQVMQILNRLGGIELAKAYTCIKAISKKKESLIAQNHEQFIKGAVENGLTKQEAQEFWDMILKFAGYGFNKSHSTAYALIAYQTAYLKAHYPVEFMASLLTGDIPGRNFKRKDSLVEHLEDCTRMNIEVVFPSVNTSDVLFSVADGKIPFGLAAIKGCGGSSAEAIVAARQKDGPFKDLFDFCERVDPSACNRSTIETLIKAGAFDCFGAKRSQLLAVVDRALQAGVSAQADRKSGQRSLFGDIEEEEETKATVSLPDIPETPEREMLVAEKEVLGFYLRSHPLAEFEKQLRTYCTHTTSNIGGLADRTEIILGGMLSAIKFAHTKNPKPGAPSKYVNFDLEDVDGAIRCIQWPDGFAESGHLIQADAILVVRGVLDRRGGDEANLIVNELVPLDQLDAKYTRGIKIRIDEKIHGLGAVKTVREILRGYPGGGEVQLVLCLEEGTRVYVKSGREGVDMSKEMRARLDDSLGPGNYQTITAPPQVGRSNGNGNGRRYSKKG, encoded by the coding sequence ATGAGCGACAAAAAGTTTGTCCATCTTCATTGCCACAGCCACTACAGCCTGCTCGACGGCGCCAGCTCGATTCCCAAGCTGACGGCCCGCGCACGCGAGCACGGCATGAACGCGCTCGCGCTGACCGACCACGGCAATCTGCATGGAGCGTTGCAGTTTTATCGCGCGTGCAAGAAAGAAGACCTGAATCCGATCCTGGGGTACGAAGCCTACATCGCCCCCGGCAGCCGCTTTGAACGCGGCGCCAGCAGCATGAAAGAAGCCAGCTACCATCTGACTTTGCTGGCCAAGAATCGGACCGGTTTCAAGAACCTGGTCAAGCTGGCCTCGGCGGCGTCGCTGGAGGGCTTTTACTTCAAGCCCCGCATCGATAAAGAGATCCTGGCCGCCCATAGCGAGGGATTAATCTGCCTCAGCGGTTGCCTGTCGAGCGAGTTCAGCCGCAAGATCCTGGCCGGCAGCGCGCCCGATGCGGAGTTTGCCGAGGCCTGCGAAACGGCCGCCTGGTTTGAAAAAATCTTCGGTGAGCGGTACTTCATCGAGGTGATGAACAACGGCATTGATCTGCAAAGGGTGCAGCTGGAAGGCGCCGTAGAAATCGCCAAGAAAATGGGGTTGCCGGTCGTCGCCACCAGCGACTGTCATTACATCAACCAGGATGACGCCGAGGCCCAGGACGTCATGCTGTGCATCAACACCGGCAAGTTCCGCACCGATCAGTCTCGCATGAAAATGGAGAACGACCAGTTCTTTCTCCGTTCGCCGGAAGAAATGTATCGCCATTTCCCCGGCCTGGAAGACGCCGTTGCCCGCAGCCAGGAGATCGCCGATTCGGTCGATATCGACCTGGAACTGGGCAGCCGAAATTTTCCCACCTATCGCTTGCCGCCGGACCGCAAACCGGACGAATACCTGCGTGAAACTTGCCTGGCGGGCCTTCGCGACCGCTATGCCGATGTGCCGGAAATGTGGGACGGCGACGAACTGGCCGAGGTTGTGATTGCACGCCTGGATCGTGAACTAGGCGTGATCAACAAGCTGGGCTTTCCAAACTACTTTCTGATCGTATGGGACTTTGTCGTCCACGCCCGCGATGTCGGCATTCCGGCGACCGCTCGTGGATCGGGCGTCGGGGCGATCGTCTGTTTTGCGTTGTACATGAGCCATGTCTGCCCGCTCAAGTACGGCCTGCTGTTCGAGCGATTCCTGGATGAGAACCGCCTGGAAGCTCCTGATATCGACATCGACTTTTGCAAGGAGCGTCGCGGCGAGGTCATCCAGTATGTGAAGGATAAATACGGCGAAGACAACGTCGCGCAGATTGGCACCTTCGGCACGCTGGCGGCCCGCGCCGCCATCAAGGACGTCGGCCGCGCCCTTGGCATTCCTCTCGCCCGGGTGAACCAGGTCACCGGCATGGTGCCGGAAGAGCTGGGCATTACGCTCGACAAAGCACTTCAGAAAAGCGACGAGCTGAAAGCCACCTACGAAGGCGACGGCGAAATCCGCGAGCTGCTCGACCTGGCCCGCAAGATCGAAGGCCTGGCGCGCAACGTCGGCACGCATGCCGCGGCGGTGGTGATCGCCGACAAGCCGCTGACCGAATACGTGCCGCTGGGACGCGTCAGCGGCAAGGACGACATCATCACGCAATGGTCGATGAACGATGTCGAAGACGCCGGTCTGCTCAAGATGGACTTCCTGGGTCTCCGCAACCTGACGATGCTGCGGACCTCGGTCGATCTGATCGAACAAACCACCGGCGAGCGAATCGACCCGCTGAAATTCCCGCTCGATGACAAGCCGACCTACGCGCTCTTGCAGCGCGGCGAAACCAAAGGCGTGTTCCAGCTGGAAAGCGGCGGCATCCGCGACCTGCTGCAGCGGATGAAGCCCGACCATTTTAACGACATCATCGCCACCGCCGCCCTGTATCGCCCGGGTCCGCTCGAAGGCGGTATGGTCGACACCTACGTTAACGTCAAAAACAAACGGCAGGAGCCCGAGTACAAGCACGAAATCCTCAAAAGCATTCTGGAAGAGACCAACTCGGTCATGGTCTACCAGGAACAGGTGATGCAGATCCTGAATCGCCTGGGCGGGATCGAACTGGCCAAAGCGTACACCTGCATCAAAGCGATCAGTAAAAAGAAAGAATCGCTGATCGCCCAGAACCACGAGCAGTTTATCAAAGGGGCCGTGGAGAACGGGCTGACCAAACAGGAAGCCCAGGAATTCTGGGACATGATCCTGAAATTCGCCGGCTACGGTTTTAACAAGTCGCACAGTACCGCATACGCCCTGATCGCCTACCAGACGGCCTACCTGAAGGCCCATTACCCGGTCGAGTTCATGGCCTCGCTCCTGACGGGCGACATTCCGGGCCGTAACTTCAAGCGGAAAGACTCACTGGTCGAGCACCTGGAAGACTGCACCCGCATGAACATCGAGGTGGTTTTCCCCTCGGTGAACACCTCCGACGTGTTGTTCAGCGTGGCCGACGGCAAGATCCCCTTCGGCCTGGCCGCCATCAAGGGCTGCGGCGGCTCATCGGCGGAAGCGATCGTCGCCGCCCGCCAGAAAGACGGCCCTTTCAAGGACCTGTTTGATTTCTGCGAACGGGTCGATCCCTCGGCCTGCAACCGCTCCACGATCGAAACACTCATCAAGGCGGGCGCCTTTGACTGCTTTGGCGCCAAACGGTCGCAACTGTTAGCGGTTGTCGATCGGGCTCTGCAGGCAGGCGTTTCCGCCCAGGCCGATCGCAAAAGCGGCCAGCGGAGCCTGTTCGGCGATATCGAAGAGGAAGAAGAAACAAAAGCGACCGTCAGCCTGCCCGACATCCCCGAAACGCCCGAACGGGAGATGCTGGTCGCCGAAAAAGAGGTCCTCGGCTTCTACCTGCGCAGCCATCCCCTGGCCGAGTTTGAAAAGCAGCTGCGGACCTACTGCACGCACACCACGTCCAACATCGGCGGCCTGGCCGATCGGACCGAGATCATCCTGGGCGGCATGCTCTCCGCGATCAAGTTCGCCCATACCAAAAACCCCAAGCCGGGCGCCCCCAGCAAGTACGTCAACTTCGACCTGGAGGATGTCGACGGCGCCATCCGCTGCATCCAGTGGCCCGACGGCTTTGCCGAAAGCGGCCACCTGATCCAGGCCGACGCCATTCTGGTCGTCCGCGGCGTACTCGATCGCCGCGGCGGAGACGAAGCGAACCTGATCGTCAACGAACTGGTCCCGCTCGACCAGCTTGACGCCAAGTACACCCGAGGGATCAAAATCCGCATCGACGAGAAAATCCACGGACTGGGCGCCGTGAAAACCGTCCGCGAGATCCTGCGAGGCTACCCGGGCGGCGGCGAGGTGCAGCTGGTGCTGTGCCTGGAAGAAGGCACCCGCGTCTATGTGAAAAGCGGCCGGGAAGGCGTCGACATGAGTAAAGAGATGCGCGCCCGCCTCGACGATTCCCTCGGTCCCGGCAACTACCAGACGATCACCGCCCCGCCGCAGGTCGGTCGCTCCAACGGCAACGGAAACGGCCGCCGCTACAGCAAAAAGGGCTGA
- a CDS encoding ABC transporter permease subunit, which yields MYLFENPVLQRELLINLRMPRAFVLLFLYQALLGAVVYFAWPQDARLDLTENPAAARNLVDLFFLGQYILASLMAPSFAAGAITGEKERKTYEMLLASPLRPGAIVIGKFISSLAHLGVLVFASLPIVMLCLPLGGVSPYEVLAAYLGLICSVLTFGAISIACSSYFSRTSASLVVSYLLILPLAMLAVLLWVNLDLWFGGQVRLGVALLVAPSVALLMCAVLFDNTSSRMLHPPDVGSEGKEVVDLEQESQQAVGLVIQRDQFPDMLFAPPKRNDLLPDKGNAVYDKEMRSDIFAQGTLMLRLVIQVSMLVAIPIMAFCLYIFPQWAAWYIGYVCMFNMLVGPVYSAGSVTSERERQTLDLLLTTLFTPWQILSGKLIAGLRVSSVLTLFLLWPVLLASAMISAYWSNLGAVAAFLAIVLMTCVTTSVLGLFCSVLFRKTATSLMTTYLVIVLLFCSPLAVQFFATTFFPDHPATPYMEATSILSPFAAAAQVPLYTEAVFEEGTERGSWLLVAGYLGFTALMNFTCLMVMIWLFSDRWRVSASSQEG from the coding sequence ATGTACCTTTTTGAAAATCCTGTCCTGCAGCGCGAACTGCTGATTAATTTGCGGATGCCCAGGGCGTTCGTGCTGTTGTTCCTGTACCAGGCGTTGCTGGGGGCGGTGGTCTACTTTGCCTGGCCGCAGGACGCCCGGCTGGACTTGACCGAAAATCCGGCCGCCGCACGGAATCTGGTCGATCTGTTTTTTCTGGGGCAGTACATCCTGGCTTCGCTGATGGCGCCCAGTTTTGCGGCCGGGGCCATTACGGGAGAGAAAGAACGGAAAACGTACGAGATGCTGCTGGCCAGCCCGCTGCGGCCGGGGGCGATTGTAATCGGCAAGTTCATCTCTTCGCTGGCGCACCTGGGCGTCCTGGTGTTTGCTTCCTTGCCGATTGTCATGCTCTGTTTGCCGCTGGGCGGCGTGTCTCCCTACGAGGTGCTGGCGGCTTACCTGGGGCTGATCTGTTCGGTGCTGACGTTTGGCGCCATCAGTATTGCCTGCAGCAGCTACTTCAGCCGGACCTCGGCGTCGCTGGTGGTTTCCTACCTGTTGATCCTGCCGCTGGCGATGCTGGCGGTGCTGTTATGGGTGAACCTGGATCTCTGGTTTGGCGGGCAGGTGCGACTGGGGGTGGCGCTGCTGGTCGCTCCGAGCGTCGCCCTGCTGATGTGCGCGGTGCTGTTTGACAATACGTCGTCCCGTATGTTGCATCCGCCCGATGTCGGCAGCGAGGGAAAAGAGGTGGTCGACCTGGAGCAGGAATCGCAGCAGGCAGTGGGGCTGGTCATCCAGCGCGACCAGTTTCCCGACATGCTGTTCGCCCCGCCCAAGCGAAACGACCTGTTGCCGGATAAAGGAAACGCGGTCTACGACAAGGAGATGCGGTCCGATATTTTCGCCCAGGGGACGCTCATGCTGCGGCTGGTGATCCAGGTCAGCATGCTGGTGGCGATCCCCATTATGGCGTTTTGCCTTTACATTTTTCCGCAGTGGGCCGCCTGGTATATCGGCTATGTGTGCATGTTCAACATGCTGGTCGGCCCGGTGTATTCGGCCGGCAGCGTGACGAGCGAAAGGGAGCGGCAAACGCTGGATCTGCTGCTGACGACGCTGTTCACTCCCTGGCAGATTTTATCCGGCAAGCTCATCGCCGGGCTGCGGGTGTCGAGCGTACTGACCCTGTTTCTGTTGTGGCCGGTGTTGCTGGCTTCCGCCATGATCAGTGCGTACTGGTCGAACCTGGGGGCGGTGGCGGCGTTTCTGGCGATTGTGCTGATGACGTGCGTCACCACCTCGGTGCTGGGGCTGTTCTGCTCAGTGCTTTTTCGCAAAACGGCGACGAGTCTGATGACCACGTATCTGGTGATTGTCCTGCTGTTCTGCAGTCCGCTGGCGGTGCAATTCTTTGCGACCACTTTCTTTCCCGATCACCCGGCCACGCCGTATATGGAGGCCACCAGCATTTTGAGTCCTTTTGCGGCGGCCGCCCAGGTACCGTTGTATACGGAGGCTGTCTTTGAGGAAGGGACGGAACGCGGCAGCTGGCTGCTGGTCGCTGGGTATCTGGGTTTTACCGCGCTGATGAACTTCACTTGTCTGATGGTGATGATCTGGCTGTTCAGCGATCGCTGGCGTGTTTCAGCGTCCAGCCAGGAAGGGTAG